The DNA region ctattgcattcccaactaccttcccccagccccaccccctcccatttatctctcagtaccccAGCCCAAAAgcttcactcctgatgaagggcttatgcccgaaacgccgattctcctgcaaCTGACTCTTGTAATtctgcctggatgaatgcaagaCAAAAAACTTCAACATTGTGCCTTCTGTTTATATTCTATATTTTATGTGATATCTTTTTTTTATATTTACTATACTTTAAAACTTGACAGCATCAAACTCATGGTCATAATTTGTTTCCTTTTTGGTAATGCTTCACAAGATAAGTTCTTGGACAGATTCTCATATGAATTGGTGAGATGATCTTGCTGAAAAATACCATTACTTTTATGTAGCCATCTGACTCGTTATCAAAGTGATCTAGCAATTTGAAATGAATTATCAAACTATATAGAAATAAACATGGTGATCAGACATTGGCGATCCAACAATCTGAAAGAGGGGGGCTACAGCTGTGATTCCTCAACTTGTCTTTCTTTCGGTTCAAAAAAGGAAATGATGCAGTGCCTTCCATGAATAAGTACGTACAACTATTGAAATTCTTTGAAATGTAGTGACTGTTAAAGGGTGGGAAGTATAACAACAGCAAGGTCCCATAATCCACAGTATGATAATGACCTTTTCTTTTGGTGATGATGACCTAGGATTAATATTGATTAGGGTGCTGGGCATAATTCTGTTGCTTTTCAATGAAATCATGTCCATGAGACCTTTCAGAGCCTCCTGAGATGGCAACTGAAGTCTTCTTTTCATAACCGATATGAAAGACAGCATCTCCAACCTATAGCACTCTCTCTATTGCACAAGGATGTCAACCTAGAACGTTTTGCACTCAGGTCTCTGGAATGGACATAAATTTTAAACCTTTTGACTCGCAAGTGAGATTGTTTTGAATTGAGCCACAGTTAGAAACATAAGATGaggtgtaggccattcaacccattgggtCTACCCCATCAGTCAATATGTTTGTGGCTGATAACTGACCAAAGTAGCATCAGGCAAAGCCACAGAAAGAGTAAAGCAAACTTTGAAAAGCAGATACTTCAAGAGAAGGGCATCTCTTGATGCTTCTATAAATAGTGCTTGGAATATTTTACATGCACCTTAGAGTCtcaatttaacatctcatctggAAGTCAGCATTTCCAACAATGCACCATGCACTTTAATGTACTAGAATGTTAATCTTGATTTTTATATTCAAACCCAAGGATGTAACTTGAACATGGAATTTTCTGATTCAGAGACAAGAGTGCTCCAACTGAGCCCCAGCTGATATTTTTTTGAAAATCCTGGGGGATTGGAGACAGATATCCAACCCAATTATTTTCTCTAGGAGAAAGATTCACAGCACTAAAACTATAGGAAGTGTTAGGAGAATATAACGAAAATTCACCATATTCTATTGAATAATTGTATATTTCTCTTATGTTTGTAACAGGGACAGTTTTGGAAACCACTGGTAGAACAACAAATTGCCTGACCAGCAATAAACAGCGACTGTACTTCAATATTACCATGACCAGAAACTGGCTTGTTTCTCCTGAAATAAAGATTTTGAGAGGTGAACTTAAGCTCTACAAACACTTACAACAGAATACAAATTTACATCAGCAAAAGAGAGACGCAAACTTACAGCTTGTGAAAATATACCAGTTGCTCAAGCCAGCAGTTGAAAGGAAAGAATTCCAGCGCCATTTCCTTGGCAGTACAGTCATTACGTCAAATGATGAGAAGACTGTAATGTTTGACATTCGAAAAACAGTTGAATACTGGATAAACTACCCACAGGAAAATTATGGTCTGGAATTTGAGTTGATTCCTTGGTTTGCCAGTCACAAACACACTCCTGAAGACAAAATGACCATTGCAGCAGAGCTGGAAATAGAAATGCAAAAGGTTTTTAAAGAGGTCCGCACACGCCGTGAAAGCCATACAGAGGACTGCCAGAGAAATCAAATACAATGTTGTAGGCGACCATTACATGTTTCTTTCGACGAGATTGGATGGTCAGACTGGATTAGGGCCCCTCTAAGTTacaatgccttttactgtgagggtACTTGTCCTCAAAAGTACAAACTTGCCACAATGCATACACTAATCAAATCAAAGATGAATCATCTTTCTAATGGAGCTATTCCTGCACCTTGTTGCGTTCCTGCATCCTATGAACCACTAACTCTCCTGCATTTTAACAGTAACAGCAAATTAACACTTACAGCATTTGATGACATGATTGTGTCCAGATGCCATTGCTCATAATTTTATTAACCAATTTATAATTTAGCTATTTATTGCAAATAAAGTATTTATTGATATTTATGTGCTATTCCATCTACAGTAAAAATAATAGTTCATTCAATCTTCTGTTATTTCATCATTGTACACTAGATGTCAAATTAAAGTTAATATACTGCCCATATGTCTTTCTGTGCCTTTTTGATATTCCAAAAAGCAAAGTTATTCTTGAAAACTTAAATGTGCAGCTAACACACGATTCAGAAAGAAAAGGGAGCAGCCTATTAAAATTAGAATGTACATGCAGTGGGTATTCAAATAAAAGTTTCAGAATTAAATGACTGAAGTAAACTTTACTCATTCAGAGCATGTGGGAGCTAGCCCAGCATCTATTACATGTTCCCAGTTGTCCTTGTGATGGTGGTATTGAACTACcttcatgaatctctgcagtccaTAGGGAATAGATACACCCATAGACCTatttggaa from Chiloscyllium punctatum isolate Juve2018m chromosome 1, sChiPun1.3, whole genome shotgun sequence includes:
- the LOC140482387 gene encoding bone morphogenetic protein 2-like gives rise to the protein MELYRYYPMYVSIYLALTCSKSSEMKNQSGLRWRDEKQIRIETIKKAVMEQLGLLRPPISGRNISGTQEKKMQKLYRQRVRHLDQNIGLTNKDAIRMSSVNIFVEKGTVLETTGRTTNCLTSNKQRLYFNITMTRNWLVSPEIKILRGELKLYKHLQQNTNLHQQKRDANLQLVKIYQLLKPAVERKEFQRHFLGSTVITSNDEKTVMFDIRKTVEYWINYPQENYGLEFELIPWFASHKHTPEDKMTIAAELEIEMQKVFKEVRTRRESHTEDCQRNQIQCCRRPLHVSFDEIGWSDWIRAPLSYNAFYCEGTCPQKYKLATMHTLIKSKMNHLSNGAIPAPCCVPASYEPLTLLHFNSNSKLTLTAFDDMIVSRCHCS